One Lasioglossum baleicum chromosome 6, iyLasBale1, whole genome shotgun sequence genomic window carries:
- the Utx gene encoding utx histone demethylase isoform X3, translating to MLKVHADFDAALKHLTLALIDATTPASFSKLEIKFHIAHLYEVQGKYRLAKEHYESLLKEKTLPSHLKADICRQLVIFWFPGWMYHVVDCTVLGITRQQKQAIAIHCLQKSIEAEPKSGQSLYLLGRCLAASGKVHDAFIAYRNSVEKSEGNADTWCSIGVLYQQQNQPMDALQAYICAVQLDKSHSAAWTNLGILYESVSQPKDALACYVNASRGNNNTPNCTGSLASLGGAKSGGNTPMNPSLQQRINFLQSHLSQAPMPSVAAKRRQLPSIEEAWNLPISAEMSSRQQQQQQPSSGPGYKYGSTPSGPPPPYPQGQGQNLNTKRFKPGEEPVVSPGTQQRPPPPPFYLSPQQLQMLQFLQQNHGSLTPQQQGLLAQLQHQYRSMQQHQQQLRLQQQQAAQRGLRPGQPGYPTGYNHTQQLGQPGVIKNYGIPQQPLQQGGTVALQTGFSDSNVGYNTAAATGNSQTPGMPYKSASDPNFPQRQIAASGQYNQQYQPNQYAAQGYTQISSTTSNYPEGSAGNKDLVGGVTDQELQALLSQKDIATSLAEDLLKHFGSEDLDAVKEEAPSIMNNGTLSSGPFSPSNLDGETEKMKEVKLEKVEDSQPSSTSTSKLETTYEKSNARQKQKTPTTPAAAVETVKCEATSSTNKIESVSRVVEPVLKLESLCESQPEQKLSIEMDAKNLIEACKGQGLKGVPNCSILSDRSPPPAPPDPPSQRLTKEQLLPQTPSVYLENKKDAFGPQLQEFCLKHPIAVIRGLAAALKLDLGLFSTKTLVEANPDHGIEVRTQMQQTSDENWDPVMGRKVWGCISHRSHTTIAKYAQYQASSFQESLKEERDKAQGVHITNMSDSDSKDSTGAVRRKKNTFGLAGRPGAKMLRFGTNVDLSDERKWKTQLQELMKLPAFARVVSAGNMLSHVGHVILGMNTVQLYMKVPGSRTPGHQENNNFCSININIGPGECEWFAVPDAYWGVICALCERNNINYLHGSWWPSLEDLYEENIPVYRFLQRPGDLVWVNAGCVHWVQAVGWCNNIAWNVGPLTARQYQLAIERYEWNKLQSFKSIVPMVHLSWNLARNIKVSDPRLFELIKNCLLRTMRQCCLILEFVKSKGVEVRFHGRGKNEASHYCGQCEIEVFNILFIREQEKRHVVHCMDCARKQSPSLEGFVCLEEYRMRDLMDVYDGFTLHTSLTTTPSSAQSSQSS from the exons TGATTTTCTGGTTTCCAGGATGGATGTACCACGTGGTTGACTGCACCGTGCTGGGCATAACGAGACAGCAAAAGCAGGCGATTGCTATTCACTGCCTTCAAAAGTCTATCGAGGCGGAACCGAAGAGTGGCCAGAGCCTTTACCTGCTCGGACGTTGTCTTGCCGCTTCTGGGAAAGTTCACGATGCATTTATCGCTTacag AAACTCTGTCGAAAAGTCCGAAGGGAACGCTGACACGTGGTGCAGCATAGGCGTTCTGTACCAGCAGCAGAACCAGCCTATGGACGCTCTACAAGCCTATATATGCGCGGTACAGTTGGATAAATCTCACTCGGCTGCGTGGACTAATCTGGGCATTTTGTACGAAAGCGTTAGCCAGCCTAAAGACGCGCTGGCTTGTTACGTCAACGCATCCAG GGGCAACAACAACACACCGAATTGCACGGGCTCTCTGGCGAGCCTGGGCGGCGCCAAGTCCGGCGGTAACACTCCGATGAACCCATCCCTTCAACAGAGGATAAACTTCCTGCAGAGTCACTTGAGCCAAGCACCGATGCCTTCCGTCGCCGCCAA GAGGCGGCAATTGCCGTCTATAGAAGAGGCTTGGAACTTACCCATCAGCGCTGAGATGTCTAGCaggcaacagcaacaacaacaaccatCAAGTGGCCCAGGTTATAAATATGGTAGTACACCTTCTGGTCCGCCACCGCCTTATCCGCAAGGACAAGGCCAGAATCTGAATACGAAGAGATTCAAG CCAGGAGAAGAGCCAGTCGTCTCCCCGGGTACACAGCAGaggccaccaccaccaccattcTACCTTTCACCGCAACAGCTTCAGATGCTACAGTTTTTACAACAAAATCACGGCAGTTTAACGCCGCAACAGCAGGGTCTGCTTGCCCAGTTGCAGCATCAGTACAGGTCCATGCAGCAGCACCAACAGCAGCTCAGGCTACAGCAACAACAGGCTGCGCAAAGAGGTTTAAGGCCTGGACAGCCTGGTTACCCGACTGGGTATAATCATACGCAGCAGTTGGGACAGCCCGGTGTCATTAAAAACTATGGAATACCTCAACAACCG TTGCAACAAGGTGGAACCGTTGCGTTACAGACAGGATTTTCGGACTCGAACGTGGGTTACAACACCGCGGCGGCGACCGGGAACAGCCAGACACCAGGAATGCCTTATAAATCCGCCTCGGATCCGAACTTCCCCCAGAGACAAATAGCTGCTTCCGGACAGTACAACCAACAATATCAGCCTAACCAGTACGCCGCCCAGGGTTACACGCAGATCTCATCGACAACGAGTAACTACCCGGAGGGTTCGGCCGGGAACAAGGACTTGGTGGGGGGAGTGACGGATCAAGAGCTGCAGGCTTTATTATCGCAGAAGGACATCGCAACATCTTTGGCGGAGGATCTGTTGAAGCACTTCGGGTCCGAGGATTTGGACGCGGTGAAGGAGGAAGCTCCAAGTATTATGAACAACGGCACTCTGAGCTCGGGTCCGTTCTCGCCGTCGAACCTCGATGGGGAGACCGAGAAGATGAAGGAGGTGAAACTGGAGAAGGTGGAGGATTCGCAACCGTCGTCCACGTCCACGAGCAAGTTGGAGACGACGTACGAGAAGAGCAACGCCAGACAGAAACAGAAAACACCAACAAccccggcggcggcggtggagaCTGTCAAGTGCGAGGCGACGTCCAGtacaaataaaatagaatcgGTGAGTCGAGTAGTCGAGCCGGTGCTCAAATTGGAGAGTCTGTGCGAGTCGCAGCCCGAACAGAAGCTCAGCATAGAGATGGACGCGAAGAACCTGATCGAGGCGTGCAAGGGTCAAGGACTGAAGGGTGTCCCGAACTGTTCGATTCTAAGCGATCGTTCGCCACCGCCAGCGCCGCCGGATCCACCAAGCCAGAGGCTAACCAAGGAACAACTCTTACCTCAGACCCCTAGCGTCTACTTGGAGAATAAGAAGGACGCTTTCGGACCTCAGCTGCAAGAGTTTTGCCTGAAACACCCGATAGCTGTGATCCGCGGCCTAGCGGCTGCCTTGAAGCTGGACTTGGGCCTGTTCTCGACGAAAACCTTGGTGGAAGCGAATCCTGATCACGGTATCGAGGTCAGAACTCAGATGCAACAGACCAGCGACGAGAACTGGGATCCCGTGATGGGCAGGAAGGTCTGGGGCTGCATCAGCCACAGGAGCCACACGACGATCGCCAAGTACGCGCAATACCAGGCTTCGAGCTTTCAAGAAAGCTTGAAGGAGGAGAGGGATAAGGCTCAAGGTGTTCACATCACGAATATGTCCGACTCGGACTCGAAGGATAGCACTGGTGCTGTCAGGAGGAAGAAGAACACCTTCGGATTGGCTGGTCGGCCGGGAGCGAAAATGCTGCGATTTGGGACCAATGTAGATTTATCGGACGAAAGGAAGTGGAAGACGCAGCTGCAGGAGCTGATGAAGCTGCCAGCGTTTGCTAGGGTTGTGTCCGCTGGGAATATGCTCAGTCACGTGGGCCATGTCATTTTGGGAATGAATACCGTTCAATTGTATATGAAG GTGCCTGGTAGCAGAACACCTGGCCACCAAGAGAACAATAATTTCTGTTCGATTAATATTAACATCGGGCCAGGGGAGTGCGAATGGTTTGCAGTGCCTGACGCTTACTGGGGCGTGATTTGTGCTCTTTGCGAGAGGAATAATATCAACTACCTTCACGGTAGCTGGTGGCCTTCTTTGGAAGATCTATACGAGGAGAATATTCCTGTGTACAGGTTTCTACAAAGGCCTGGCGATCTCGTCTGGGTTAATGCAG GTTGCGTGCATTGGGTTCAAGCCGTCGGCTGGTGCAACAACATCGCCTGGAACGTAGGTCCTCTGACAGCCCGCCAATATCAATTGGCGATTGAACGCTACGAGTGGAATAAACTGCAATCGTTCAAATCTATCGTACCAATGGTGCACTTATCCTGGAATCTGGCTCGGAACATCAAAGTGTCGGACCCCAGACTGTTCGAATTAATTAAGAATTGCCTCTTAAGGACAATGAGACAGTGCTGCTTGATATTAGAATTTGTGAAAAGTAAAGGTGTCGAGGTTCGGTTTCATGGACGGGGAAAGAACGAAGCTTCGCATTACTGCGGGCAATGcgag ATCGAAGTGTTCAACATCTTGTTCATAAGGGAGCAAGAGAAGCGACACGTGGTGCATTGCATGGACTGTGCACGCAAGCAGTCTCCGTCTTTGGAAGGGTTCGTTTGCCTAGAGGAGTACAGGATGCGCGATTTGATGGACGTGTACGACGGATTCACCCTGCACACGTCTCTCACCACTACTCCCTCGTCCGCTCAGTCTAGCCAGTCCTCTTGA